Proteins encoded in a region of the Lemur catta isolate mLemCat1 chromosome 14, mLemCat1.pri, whole genome shotgun sequence genome:
- the MKI67 gene encoding proliferation marker protein Ki-67 isoform X1 yields MGPSKRLVTIKRSGGDGPHFPLSLSTCLFGRGIECDIRIQLPVVSKQHCKIETNEQEAILYNFSSTNPTQVNGSAIDKPVQLKHGDVITIIDRSFRYENESCQNGNKSTEFPRKIAEQGPSRRVSRSSFSSDPDGEDQDSKAHPKVTAGNVSGRPLFHVKSVRRDSSTSGGSKVNVAQETSNVHSSERPGHNGRNANDPTSGDVKEKSRVQLVSCYGELKSFSSTQCLDSSKKNDSPFRKLYQSMKEELKVKSQKENVLQYRRKSRSQTNYTTEKESANGLQRETQLLVSGQQRQKSGRSTPSEAAPASLELGPGRREGKGSDMESVPTSKEAVGSSIPLSDTTKMKTPRLYSQQLSSSQKRKSEDLYVLSGRTSVNLGNIEDFKADDKTLTPRKLLTRNQTPTNVEDAANSADKRGNLSSKNRRSIPTNAQVLPTETEIQNEPFLTLWLTEVERQIQKDSLYKLKKLDTTAGQICSDLPGLSSVDISNFGDSINKNEGGPLKRRRVSFGGHLRPELFDENLPPNTPLKKGETPTKRKSLVSHTPTVLKKIMKEQPQPSGKEEFASEIHVEMTAQNMFVSSPAPSPTTTPVPSAQSRRSCRASSASSGSKSQTDIPKRGGRKSGNLPSKRTSISRSQHDILQMICSKRRSGASEANLIVAKSWADVVKLGAKQTQTKVVKHSPQRPMNKKQRRPNTPRKPVGDVHNQFSTGHANSPCTIVIGKAHAEKVNVPARPYRMLSTFVSNQKLDFKEDLSGLSEMFKTPVKEKSQLMSSGPVTLSSSENLLGKKFQVTNSGEKPLLPTSESFGENVLFHTWNAAKEPDTNSASPALQLQCVKENETLVKTPRNIYKANPVEMKTSDNETEPSKTVSSANRLRGSMELRNLQKLPIESKNEDTKTDTVEDIMDQCLSRPPLREKKIEGEMKETERLFETCKEIIESKENSAMMAAGRGSRRTWGHKSEPASNPPGLKRWPETAPMKDMTDTQDLQTQDLTKEPRNEKDKTTNLYRRSLQAEPVNNPMSTNRELRASQRKVDVKEELSAVGRLAQTQGQTVHTHKDSVSTMLQETPRQKVDPENSVTGGKRWPRTAKEEVQPLEDLSGFKELFQTPKRNDKPTTEDKTTKIPSKSPQPEPVNTTRSMKRWPKTPLGKVATEEELAALRKLSQMPGESTHTPKVPGEDKDIRAFKECAEQKLDPATSVNGSRKRPRAAKEEAQSLEDLSGFKELFQMPKHNDKPTTEDKTTKIPSKSLQLEQVNTPIGTKTQSNKPVGKIATEEELAALRKLSQTPGEPTHTTKVPGEDKGIKAFKENAEQKLDPAASVTGSRRRPRAAKVEAQPLEDLAGFKELFQTPKHDKPTTEEKTTKILSKSLQSEPVNTPTSMKRWPKTPLVKIAIEEEHSALRKLSQTPGEPTHTPKVPGEDKGIRAFKESAEQKLDSAASVISSRKRPRAAKEEAQSLEDLSGFKELFQTPKHNDKPTTEDKTTKIPCTSPQPEPANTPIGMKRWPKTPLGKMTVEEELSAARKLSQTAGEPTHTPKVPGEDKGIRAFKQSAEQKLGPAASVTGSRKRPRAAEEEAQSLEDLSGFKELFQTPGHTEKSMTHGKTTRLSCTCPQPGPVATPVSMKRQPNTSLGKADVEGEFFVLRKLTPSSGKAMHTPKPLVHDEKGMRAFRGTPKHRWDLAEDLTGHKRRPRTPKEEAQALEDLSGFKELFQTPGHTEQSMTVDKSTKIPWKSLQPAASNTPTSANRPLRISQGKVDAKEELSAVGRLTQTRGQTVHTHREPVSQGKGTTMLEETPRQKVDPENSVTGGKRWPRAAKEEAQPLEDLSGFKELFQTPGHTEKSMTHGKTTRLPCTCPQPGPVATPVSMKRQPNTSLGKADVEGEFFVLRKLTPSSGKAMHTPKPLVHDEKGMRAFRGTLKHRWDLAEDLTRHKRRPRTPKEEAQGLEDLSGFKELFQTPGHTEQSMTVDKSTKTLWKSFQPAVSNTPTSMNRPLQISQGKVDMKEELSAVGRLTQTRGQTVHTHREPVSQGKGTTMLQETPRQKVDPENSVTGGKRWPRAAKEEVQSLEDLSGFKELFQTPKHNDKPTTEDKTTKISCTSPQPEPANTPIGMKRWPKTPLGKMTVEEELSAARKLSQTAGEPTHTPKVPGEDKGIRAFKQSAEQKLGPAASVTGSRKRPRAAEEEAQSLEDLSGFKELFQTPGHTEKSMTHGKTTRLSCTCPQPGPVATPVSMKRQPNTSLRKADVEGEFFVLRKLTPSSGKAMHTPKPLVHDEKGMRAFRGTPKHRWDLAEDLTGHKRRPRTPKEEAQGLEDLSGFKELFQTPGHTEQSMTIDKSTKIPWKSLQPAASNTPTSANRPLRISQGKVDAKEELSAVGRLTQTRGQTVHTHREPVSQGKGTTMLEETPRQKVDPENSVTGGKRWPRAAKEEAQPLEDLSGFKELFQTPKRNDKPTTEDKTTKIPSKSPQPEPVNTTRSMKRWPKTPLGKVATEEELAALRKLSQMPGESTHTPKVPGEDKDIRAFKECAEQKLDPATSVNGSRKRPRAAKEEAQSLEDLSDFKELFQVPKHNDKPTTEDKTTKIPSKSLQLEQVNTPIGTKTQSNKPVGKIATEEELAALRKLSQTPGEPTHTTKVPGEDKGIKAFKENAEQKLDPAASVAGSIRPRAAKEEAQPLEDLAGFKELFQTPKHDKPTTEDKTNIPSKSLQSEQVNTPIGTKTQSNKPVGKIATEEELAALRKLSQTPEEPTHTPKVPGEDKDIKTFKEYAEQKLDPAASVTGSRRRPRAAKGEAQPLEDLAGFKKLFQIPGHTQESMTVSKNTKVPCTTLQPEPVDTTVSTRRRPKTGLREVSALRKSRETSGESTHMHEVPVGEDKGIKAFKESAEQKLDPAASVTGSRRRPRAAKGEAQPLEDLAGFKKPLQTPGHTEESMTVSKNTKVPCTTLQPEPVDTTVSTRRRPKTGLREVSALRKPRETSGESTHMHEVPVGEDKGIKAFKESAEQKLDPAASVTGSRRRPRAAKEKAQPLEDLAGFRKPLQTPGHTEESMTVDKSTKMSCTSPQPEPVNTVVSTTGWPKRSLRKVSALRKLTQTSGESTHTHEVLVVEDKGINVFKQSAEQKLDLAASVTGSRRRPRAAKEKAQPQEDLAGFRKPFQTPAHTEESMTNVKNTRSPLPAPVDTTASMKGQPKGSLRKVSALQNLTQTSGKTTPTSTEPQGEDKHIRVAKQSGKQKSDPAENVNGSKRQPRAAKEEAEALEVLAHFKELVPAPGQPGESRNNAESLKTTPKHPPDSREPLKTFRRVLRVPKVQPMEDTVGTRDPIKSQSKSNTALTSKRKCRKDDSVSGTKRLRCMTATEGAVGEEPASKKQRSRPREKRTPPEPLAVVKKSLGTSAKSMEPMEDLNSNNVKTKKKEHEVEGLVIPNKGISLRPRRQNKTDTEQQKAEVPIAAEKIKIKRNEKKSVKTSQELEIENPGDGAKEPTARGKVSESRVCSRSLRQSKSSQPSTAQEEGAMEGVGTHTQNQREKGVRGNSDFMRLRSRKITIQPAVNLLESKPEQRATRAVKRCAEKPKEGKDIVYIKKTRTRSQRDSEDI; encoded by the exons ATGGGGCCTTCGAAACGCCTCGTTACCATCAAAAGGAGCGGGGGCGACGGCCCCCACTTCCCCCTGAGCCTCAGCACCTGCTTGTTTGGAAG GGGTATCGAATGTGACATCCGTATCCAGCTTCCTGTTGTGTCAAAACAACATTGCAAAATTGAAACCAATGAGCAGGAG gcaatattatataatttcagcTCCACAAATCCTACACAAGTAAACGGGTCTGCTATTGATAAGCCTGTACAACTAAAACATGGAGATGTAATAACTATCATTGATCGATCTTTCAG GTATGAAAATGAAAGTTGCCAGAATGGAAACAAGTCAACTGAATTTCCAAGAAAAATAGCAGAACAG GGACCATCACGCCGTGTGTCAAGATCTAGCTTCTCTTCTGACCCTG ATGGGGAAGACCAAGATTCCAAAGCCCATCCAAAAGTCACTGCAGGAAATGTTTCAGGAAGGCCTCTGTTCCATGTCAAGAGTGTCAGAAGAGACAGTTCTACCTCAGGTGGCTCAAAAGTCAATGTTGCCCAGGAAACCTCTAATGTTCATTCCTCAGAACGTCCTGGACATAATGGCAGAAATGCAAATGATCCCACTTCTGGGGACGTTAAAGAAAAGTCCAGGGTACAATTAGTAAGCTGTTACGGAGAATTGAAGTCTTTTTCCTCTACACAATGTCTTGACAGTAGCAAAAAAAATGATTCTCCCTTTAGGAAGCTTTATCAGTCAATGAAGGAAGAGTTGAAGgtaaaatcacaaaaagaaaatgttctacaaTATCGTAGAAAATCAAGATCACAAACTAAttacacaacagaaaaagagagtGCTAATGGTTTACAGAGGGAGACCCAACTATTGGTCTCAGGTCAACAGAGACAGAAATCTGGCAGAAGCACCCCCAGTGAGGCAGCCCCTGCTTCCCTTGAACTAGGTCCTGGccggagggagggaaaaggaagtgaCATGGAGTCTGTTCCAACTTCCAAAGAGGCCGTGGGTTCCAGCATTCCTCTCTCTGACACAACCAAAATGAAGACCCCAAGACTATATTCACAACAACTAAGTTCTTCACAGAAACGTAAGAGTGAAGACCTGTATGTTCTTAGTGGAAGAACATCTGTGAATCTGGGTAACATTGAAGACTTCAAGGCAGATGATAAAACACTGACTCCTAGGAAGCTTTTAACTAGAAATCAAACACCAACTAACGTTGAAGATGCTGCCAACTCTGCTGATAAACGAGGAAATCTCTCTTCCAAAAACAGGAGGAGTATTCCTACAAATGCACAAGTTCTGCCTACAGAAACGGAAATTCAGAATGAGCCTTTTTTAACTCTATGGCTCACTGAAGTTGAAAGGCAGATTCAAAAGGATTCTCTCTACAAGCTTAAGAAATTGGACACTACAGCTGGACAGATTTGCTCTGATTTGCCTGGTCTTAGTTCAGTTGATATCAGCAACTTTGGTGATTCCATTA ATAAGAATGAGGGAGGGCCTTTGAAAAGAAGGCGTGTGTCCTTTGGTGGTCATCTAAGACCGGAATTGTTTGATGAAAACCTGCCTCCTAATACACCTCTCAAAAAAGGAGAAACACCAACAAAAAGAAAGTCTCTGGTCTCTCACACCCCAACTGTCTTAAAGAAAATCATGAAG GAACAGCCTCAACCATCAGGCAAAGAAGAGTTTGCTTCCGAAATCCACGTGGAAATGACAGCACAAAACATGTTCGTGAGCTCTCCAGCTCCTAGTCCTACCACCACTCCGGTTCCCAGTGCGCAAAGCCGTAGGTCATGCAGAGCATCCTCTGCTTCGAGTGGCAGCAAATCTCAGACAGATATTCCtaagagaggagggagaaagagtggCAACCTGCCATCAAAGAGAACGTCCATCAGCCGAAGTCAGCACgatattttacagatgatttgTTCCAAAAGAAGGAGTGGTGCTTCTGAAGCCAATTTAATTG TTGCAAAATCGTGGGCGGATGTAGTGAAACTTGGTGCGAAACAAACACAAACTAAAGTTGTAAAACATAGCCCTCAAAGGCCaatgaacaaaaaacaaaggagacCCAACACTCCGAGG AAGCCTGTGGGTGATGTTCACAATCAGTTTAGTACTGGCCATGCAAACTCTCCTTGCACCATAGTAATAGGGAAGGCTCATGCTGAAAAGGTAAACGTGCCTGCTCGACCCTACAGAATGCTGAGCACCTTTGTTTCCAACCAAAAATTGGACTTTAAGGAAGATCTTTCAG GACTAAGTGAAATGTTCAAGACACCAGTGAAGGAGAAGTCACAATTGATGAGCTCTGGTCCTGTCACTCTTTCAAGTTCAGAGAATTTGCTTGGAAAAAAGTTTCAAGTGACTAATTCAGGAGAAAAACCTCTGTTACCCACTTCAGAGAGTTTTG GAGAAAATGTGCTCTTCCATACTTGGAATGCAGCAAAAGAGCCTGATACAAACTCTGCAAGCCCTGCCTTACAGCTGCAGtgtgtaaaagaaaatgaaactctaGTGAAAACTCCAAGGAACATCTATAAAGCGAATCCTGTTGAGATGAAAACTTCAGATAATGAGACAGAGCCTTCAAAGACAGTATCCAGTGCAAACAGATTAAGAGGGTCCATGGAGCTCAGAAATCTGCAGAAGCTGCCTATAGAAAGTAAGAATGAGGACACAAAAACTGACACTGTTGAGGACATCATGGACCAATGTCTGAGCAGGCCACCACTacgagaaaagaaaatagaaggagAGATGAAGGAAACTGAAAGACTTTTTGAAACATGTAAGGAAATTATTGAGTCAAAAGAAAATTCTGCAATGATGGCAGCTGGGAGGGGATCAAGAAGAACCTGGGGGCATAAAAGTGAGCCAGCTTCCAACCCACCAGGTCTCAAGAGGTGGCCTGAAACAGCACCCATGAAGGACATGACAGACACCCAAGATCTCCAAACACAAGATCTTACCAAAGAACCAAGGAATGAGAAGGATAAGACCACTAACCTATACCGGAGGTCTTTACAAGCAGAGCCAGTCAACAATCCAATGAGCACGAACAGAGAGCTCAGGGCATCTCAGAGGAAAGTGGATGTGAAAGAAGAGCTCTCAGCAGTCGGGAGGCTGGCACAAACACAAGGGCAAaccgtgcacacacacaaagattcaGTGTCCACAATGCTTCAGGAAACTCCACGGCAGAAAGTGGACCCAGAAAACTCTGTAACTGGAGGGAAGAGATGGCCAAGAACAGCTAAGGAAGAGGTCCAGCCCCTGGAAGACCTGTCTGGCTTCAAAGAGCTCTTCCAAACACCAAAACGCAATGACAAGCCTACAACTGAGGACAAAACTACTAAAATACCTAGCAAATCTCCACAGCCAGAACCAGTGAACACCACAAGAAGCATGAAAAGATGGCCCAAGACACCTTTGGGGAAAGTAGCTACCGAGGAAGAGCTGGCTGCACTGAGGAAGCTCTCACAAATGCCAGGAgaatccacacacacacccaaggTACCAGGTGAGGACAAAGACATCAGAGCATTTAAGGAATGTGCAGAGCAGAAACTGGACCCAGCAACAAGTGTAAATGGCAGCAGGAAGAGGCCAAGAGCAGCTAAGGAAGAGGCCCAATCCCTAGAAGACCTGTCTGGCTTCAAAGAGCTCTTCCAAATGCCAAAACACAATGACAAGCCCACAACTGAGGACAAAACTACTAAAATACCCAGCAAATCTTTACAGTTAGAACAGGTGAACACCCCAATAGGCACAAAAACACAGTCCAATAAACCTGTGGGGAAAATAGCTACAGAGGAAGAGCTGGCTGCACTGAGGAAGCTCTCGCAAACGCCTGGGGAACCCACACACACCACCAAGGTACCAGGTGAGGACAAAGGCATCAAAGCATTTAAGGAAAATGCAGAGCAGAAACTGGACCCAGCAGCAAGTGTAACTGGCAGCAGGAGAAGGCCAAGAGCAGCTAAGGTAGAGGCCCAGCCCCTAGAAGACCTGGCTGGCTTCAAAGAGCTCTTCCAAACGCCAAAACATGACAAGCCCACAACTGAGGAGAAAACTACTAAAATACTCAGCAAATCTTTACAGTCAGAGCCAGTGAACACTCCAACAAGCATGAAAAGATGGCCTAAGACACCACTGGTGAAAATAGCTATAGAGGAAGAGCACTCAGCACTGAGGAAGCTCTCGCAAACACCAGGGGaacccacacacacccccaaggTACCTGGTGAGGACAAAGGCATCAGAGCATTTAAGGAATCTGCAGAGCAGAAACTGGACTCAGCAGCAAGTGTAATTAGCAGCAGGAAGAGGCCAAGAGCAGCTAAGGAAGAGGCCCAATCCCTAGAAGACCTGTCTGGCTTCAAAGAACTCTTCCAAACACCAAAACACAATGACAAGCCCACAACTGAGGACAAAACTACTAAAATACCCTGCACATCTCCACAGCCAGAGCCAGCGAACACCCCAATAGGCATGAAAAGATGGCCCAAGACACCTTTGGGGAAAATGACTGTAGAGGAAGAGCTGTCTGCAGCAAGGAAGCTGTCGCAAACAGCAGGAGaacccacacacacccccaaggTACCAGGTGAAGACAAAGGCATCAGAGCATTCAAACAATCTGCAGAGCAGAAACTGGGCCCAGCAGCAAGTGTAACTGGCAGCAGGAAGAGGCCAAGAGCAGCTGAGGAAGAGGCCCAATCCCTAGAAGACCTGTCTGGCTTCAAAGAGCTCTTCCAAACACCAGGTCACACTGAGAAGTCAATGACTCATGGCAAAACCACTAGACTATCTTGCACGTGTCCACAACCAGGACCAGTGGCCACCCCAGTAAGCATGAAGAGACAGCCCAACACAAGTCTCGGGAAAGCAGATGTGGAGGGAGAATTTTTCGTACTCAGGAAACTAACGCCATCATCAGGCAAAGCCATGCACACACCCAAACCACTGGTACATGATGAGAAAGGCATGAGAGCCTTTAGGGGGACTCCAAAGCATAGATGGGACCTGGCAGAAGATTTAACTGGACACAAGAGGAGGCCAAGAACCCCTAAGGAAGAGGCCCAGGCCCTAGAAGACCTGTCTGGCTTCAAAGAGCTCTTCCAAACACCAGGCCACACTGAGCAATCAATGACTGTTgacaaaagcacaaaaatacCCTGGAAATCTTTACAACCAGCAGCAAGCAACACTCCAACGAGCGCGAACAGACCGCTCCGGATATCTCAGGGGAAAGTGGATGCAAAAGAAGAGCTCTCTGCAGTCGGGAGGCTCACACAAACACGAGGGCAAacagtgcacacacacagagaaccaGTGTCTCAAGGTAAAGGCACCACAATGCTTGAGGAAACTCCACGGCAGAAAGTGGACCCAGAAAACTCTGTAACCGGAGGGAAGAGATGGCCAAGAGCAGCTAAGGAAGAGGCCCAGCCCCTGGAAGACCTGTCTGGCTTCAAAGAGCTCTTCCAAACACCAGGTCACACTGAGAAGTCAATGACTCATGGCAAAACCACTAGACTACCTTGCACGTGTCCACAACCAGGACCAGTGGCCACCCCAGTAAGCATGAAGAGACAGCCCAACACAAGTCTCGGGAAAGCAGATGTGGAGGGAGAATTTTTCGTACTCAGGAAACTAACGCCATCATCAGGCAAAGCCATGCACACACCCAAACCACTGGTACATGATGAGAAAGGCATGAGAGCCTTTAGGGGGACTCTAAAGCATAGATGGGACCTGGCAGAAGATTTAACTAGACATAAGAGGAGGCCAAGAACCCCTAAGGAAGAGGCCCAGGGCCTAGAAGACCTGTCTGGCTTCAAAGAGCTCTTCCAAACACCAGGCCACACTGAGCAATCAATGACTGTTGACAAAAGCACAAAAACACTCTGGAAATCTTTCCAACCAGCAGTAAGCAACACTCCAACAAGCATGAACAGACCGCTCCAGATATCTCAGGGGAAAGTGGATATGAAAGAAGAGCTCTCAGCAGTCGGGAGGCTCACACAAACACGAGGGCAAacagtgcacacacacagagaaccaGTGTCTCAAGGTAAAGGCACCACAATGCTTCAGGAAACTCCACGGCAGAAAGTGGACCCAGAAAACTCTGTAACTGGAGGGAAGAGATGGCCAAGAGCAGCTAAGGAAGAGGTCCAATCTCTAGAAGACCTTTCTGGCTTCAAAGAGCTCTTCCAAACACCAAAACACAATGACAAGCCCACCACTGAGGACAAAACTACTAAAATATCCTGCACATCTCCACAGCCAGAACCAGCGAACACCCCAATAGGCATGAAAAGATGGCCCAAGACACCTTTGGGGAAAATGACTGTAGAGGAAGAGCTGTCTGCAGCAAGGAAGCTGTCGCAAACAGCAGGAGaacccacacacacccccaaggTACCAGGTGAAGACAAAGGCATCAGAGCATTCAAACAATCTGCAGAGCAGAAACTGGGCCCAGCAGCAAGTGTAACTGGCAGCAGGAAGAGGCCAAGAGCAGCTGAGGAAGAGGCCCAATCCCTAGAAGACCTGTCTGGCTTCAAAGAGCTCTTCCAAACACCAGGTCACACTGAGAAGTCAATGACTCATGGCAAAACCACTAGACTATCTTGCACGTGTCCACAACCAGGACCAGTGGCCACCCCAGTAAGCATGAAGAGACAGCCCAACACAAGTCTCAGGAAAGCAGATGTGGAGGGAGAATTTTTCGTACTCAGGAAACTAACGCCATCATCAGGCAAAGCCATGCACACACCCAAACCACTGGTACATGATGAGAAAGGCATGAGAGCCTTTAGGGGGACTCCAAAGCATAGATGGGACCTGGCAGAAGATTTAACTGGACACAAGAGGAGGCCAAGAACCCCTAAGGAAGAGGCCCAGGGCCTAGAAGACCTGTCTGGCTTCAAAGAGCTCTTCCAAACACCAGGCCACACTGAGCAATCAATGACTATTgacaaaagcacaaaaatacCCTGGAAATCTTTACAACCAGCAGCAAGCAACACTCCAACGAGCGCGAACAGACCGCTCCGGATATCTCAGGGGAAAGTGGATGCAAAAGAAGAGCTCTCTGCAGTCGGGAGGCTCACACAAACACGAGGGCAAacagtgcacacacacagagaaccaGTGTCTCAAGGTAAAGGCACCACAATGCTTGAGGAAACTCCACGGCAGAAAGTGGACCCAGAAAACTCTGTAACCGGAGGGAAGAGATGGCCAAGAGCAGCTAAGGAAGAGGCCCAGCCCCTGGAAGACCTGTCTGGCTTCAAAGAGCTCTTCCAAACACCAAAACGCAATGACAAGCCCACAACTGAGGACAAAACTACTAAAATACCTAGCAAATCTCCACAGCCAGAACCAGTGAACACCACAAGAAGCATGAAAAGATGGCCCAAGACACCTTTGGGGAAAGTAGCTACCGAGGAAGAGCTGGCTGCACTGAGGAAGCTCTCACAAATGCCAGGAgaatccacacacacacccaaggTACCAGGTGAGGACAAAGACATCAGAGCATTTAAGGAATGTGCAGAGCAGAAACTGGACCCAGCAACAAGTGTAAATGGTAGCAGGAAGAGGCCAAGAGCAGCTAAGGAAGAGGCCCAATCCCTAGAAGACCTGTCTGACTTCAAAGAGCTCTTCCAAGTGCCAAAACACAATGACAAGCCCACAACTGAGGACAAAACTACTAAAATACCCAGCAAATCTTTACAGTTAGAACAGGTGAACACCCCAATAGGCACAAAAACACAGTCCAATAAACCTGTGGGGAAAATAGCTACAGAGGAAGAGCTGGCTGCACTGAGGAAGCTCTCGCAAACGCCTGGGGAACCCACGCACACCACCAAGGTACCAGGTGAGGACAAAGGCATCAAAGCATTTAAGGAAAATGCAGAGCAGAAACTGGACCCAGCAGCAAGTGTAGCTGGCAGCATAAGGCCAAGAGCAGCTAAGGAAGAGGCTCAGCCCCTAGAAGACCTGGCTGGCTTCAAAGAGCTCTTCCAAACGCCAAAACATGACAAGCCCACAACTGAAGACAAAACTAATATACCCAGCAAATCTTTACAGTCAGAACAGGTGAACACCCCAATAGGCACAAAAACACAGTCCAATAAACCTGTGGGGAAAATAGCTACAGAGGAAGAGTTGGCTGCACTGAGGAAGCTCTCGCAAACACCAGAggaacccacacacacacccaaggTACCAGGTGAGGACAAAGACATCAAAACATTTAAGGAATATGCAGAGCAAAAACTGGACCCAGCAGCAAGTGTAACTGGCAGCAGGAGAAGGCCAAGAGCAGCTAAGGGAGAGGCCCAGCCCCTAGAAGACCTGGCTGGCTTCAAAAAGCTCTTCCAAATACCAGGTCATACTCAGGAGTCAATGACTGTTAGCAAAAACACAAAAGTGCCCTGCACAACTCTACAGCCAGAACCAGTGGACACCACAGTAAGCACAAGGAGACGGCCTAAGACAGGTCTCAGGGAAGTGTCTGCACTGAGGAAGTCCAGAGAAACCTCAGGGGAATCCACACACATGCACGAAGTTCCAGTAGGTGAGGACAAAGGCATCAAAGCATTTAAGGAATCTGCGGAGCAGAAACTGGATCCAGCAGCAAGTGTAACTGGCAGCAGGAGAAGGCCAAGGGCAGCTAAGGGAGAGGCCCAGCCCCTAGAAGACCTGGCTGGCTTCAAAAAGCCCTTGCAAACACCAGGTCACACTGAGGAGTCAATGACTGTTAGCAAAAACACAAAAGTGCCCTGCACAACTCTACAGCCAGAACCAGTGGACACCACAGTAAGCACAAGGAGACGGCCTAAGACAGGTCTCAGGGAAGTGTCTGCACTGAGGAAGCCCAGAGAAACCTCAGGGGAATCCACACACATGCACGAAGTTCCAGTAGGTGAGGACAAAGGCATCAAAGCGTTCAAGGAATCTGCGGAGCAGAAACTGGATCCAGCAGCAAGTGTAACTGGCAGCAGGAGAAGGCCAAGGGCAGCTAAGGAAAAAGCCCAGCCCCTGGAAGACCTGGCTGGCTTCAGAAAGCCCTTGCAAACACCAGGTCACACTGAGGAGTCAATGACTGTTgacaaaagcacaaaaatgtcCTGCACTTCTCCACAGCCAGAGCCAGTGAATACTGTGGTGAGCACAACGGGATGGCCCAAGAGAAGTCTCAGGAAAGTCTCTGCACTGAGGAAGCTCACACAAACATCAGGGGAATCCACACACACGCATGAAGTTCTAGTAGTCGAGGACAAAGGCATCAACGTGTTTAAGCAATCTGCAGAGCAGAAACTGGACCTGGCAGCAAGTGTAACTGGCAGCAGGAGAAGGCCAAGAGCAGCTAAGGAAAAAGCCCAGCCCCAGGAAGACCTGGCTGGCTTCAGAAAGCCCTTCCAAACACCAGCTCACACTGAGGAATCGATGACCAATGTTAAAAACACTAGGTCCCCACTACCAGCACCAGTGGACACCACAGCGAGCATGAAGGGACAGCCCAAGGGAAGTCTCAGGAAAGTCTCTGCACTGCAGAACCTCACGCAAACATCAGGGAAAACCACACCCACATCCACAGAACCCCAAGGTGAGGATAAACACATCAGAGTGGCTAAACAATCTGGAAAGCAGAAATCGGACCCAGCAGAAAATGTAAATGGCAGCAAGAGGCAGCCAAGAGCAGCTAAGGAAGAAGCCGAAGCCCTAGAAGTTCTGGCCCACTTCAAAGAGCTCGTCCCAGCTCCAGGTCAACCTGGGGAATCAAGAAACAATGCCGAGAGCCTCAAGACCACTCCAAAGCATCCCCCTGACAGCAGGGAACCTCTGAAAACATTCAGGAGGGTCCTTAGGGTCCCTAAAGTACAACCCATGGAAGACACGGTGGGCACCAGAGACCCTATAAAATCGCAGAGCAAAAGCAACACTGCCCTGACCTCCAAGAGGAAGTGCAGAAAAGATGACAGTGTCTCGGGAACCAAGAGGCTGCGCTGCATGACTGCCACAGAGGGAGCTGTAGGGGAGGAGCCAGCCAGCAAGAAACAGAGGTCCAGGCCCAGGGAGAAACGCACACCACCTGAACCCTTGGCAGTAGTGAAGAAAAGTCTGGGAACTTCTGCAAAGAGCATGGAACCCATGGAAGATCTGAACAGCAACAAtgtgaaaactaagaaaaaagaacacgAAGTTGAAGGCTTGGTCATTCCAAATAAG GGAATATCCCTGCGCCCCAGACGCCAAAATAAAACTGATACAGAGCAGCAAAAAGCTGAGGTTCCTATAGcagcagaaaaaattaaaataaagagaaatgaaaagaagtctGTGAAGACCTCCCAAGAGTTGGAGATTGAAAACCCAGGTGATGGGGCCAAGGAACCCACAGCAAGGGGCAAAGTCAGTGAAAGCAGAGTGTGCTCGAGATCCCTCCGGCAGAGTAAGAGCTCCCAGCCCAGCACAGCACAGGAGGAGGGAGCCATGGAGGGTGTGGGAACCCACACACAGaaccagagagagaaaggagtaaGAGGAAATTCAGACTTCATGCGCTTGAGGTCAAGGAAGATTACAATCCAGCCAGCAGTAAACTTGCTGGAGAGCAAACCTGAGCAGAGAGCAACCCGGGCTGTCAAGAGATGTGCAGAAAAGCCAAAGGAG GGTAAAGACATTGTATACATCAAGAAAACAAGAACCAGAAGTCAGCGGGACAGTGAAGATATTTAG